The following proteins come from a genomic window of Bactrocera tryoni isolate S06 chromosome 1, CSIRO_BtryS06_freeze2, whole genome shotgun sequence:
- the LOC120766365 gene encoding protein obstructor-E isoform X2 has product MNKFLFVFVALFGAAVAQDNFKCPDDFGFYPHDVSCDKYWKCDNNVAELKTCGNGLAFDASDPKFLTENCDYLHNVDCGDRSQLEPPISTPHCSRLYGIFPDENKCDVFWNCWNGEPSRYQCSPGLAYDRDARVCMWADQVPECKNEEVANGFSCPAAGELANAGSFSRHAHPEDCRKYYICLEGVAREYGCPIGTVFKIGDSDGSGNCEDPEDVPGCEDYYGDVDLKALKKLGY; this is encoded by the exons CCGTTGCTCAAGATAACTTCAAGTGTCCCGATGACTTCGGTTTCTACCCACATGACGTTTCTTGCGACAAATACTGGAAATGCGACAACAATGTTGCGGAGTTGAAGACCTGCGGCAATGGTCTCGCCTTCGATGCCTCAGACCCGAAATTCCTGACGGAGAACTGCGATTACTTGCACAATGTGGATTGCGGCGATCGCTCTCAGTTGG AACCACCAATTTCGACCCCACACTGCTCCCGCTTGTACGGTATCTTCCCCGATGAGAACAAATGCGATGTCTTCTGGAACTGTTGGAACGGCGAACCATCCAGATACCAGTGCTCTCCCGGTCTTGCCTACGATCGTGATGCCCGTGTGTGCATGTGGGCCGATCAAGTGCCAGAATGCAAAAACGAAG AAGTCGCCAACGGTTTCAGCTGCCCCGCCGCCGGAGAACTTGCCAACGCTGGTTCCTTCTCGAGACACGCCCACCCCGAAGACTGCCGCAAGTACTACATCTGTTTGGAGGGTGTTGCCCGTGAATACGGTTGTCCCATTGGCACAGTTTTCAAAATTGGCGATTCTGATGGCAGTGGCAACTGCGAAGACCCAGAGGATGTTCCCGGATG CGAGGATTACTATGGTGATGTAGATCTGAAGGCTCTGAAAAAATTGGGCTATTAA
- the LOC120766365 gene encoding protein obstructor-E isoform X1 — protein MNKFLFVFVALFGAAVAQDNFKCPDDFGFYPHDVSCDKYWKCDNNVAELKTCGNGLAFDASDPKFLTENCDYLHNVDCGDRSQLEPPISTPHCSRLYGIFPDENKCDVFWNCWNGEPSRYQCSPGLAYDRDARVCMWADQVPECKNEEVANGFSCPAAGELANAGSFSRHAHPEDCRKYYICLEGVAREYGCPIGTVFKIGDSDGSGNCEDPEDVPGCEDYYGDLDLKSIRKSELLAGLNSEGRTKNAPKTKAAAASS, from the exons CCGTTGCTCAAGATAACTTCAAGTGTCCCGATGACTTCGGTTTCTACCCACATGACGTTTCTTGCGACAAATACTGGAAATGCGACAACAATGTTGCGGAGTTGAAGACCTGCGGCAATGGTCTCGCCTTCGATGCCTCAGACCCGAAATTCCTGACGGAGAACTGCGATTACTTGCACAATGTGGATTGCGGCGATCGCTCTCAGTTGG AACCACCAATTTCGACCCCACACTGCTCCCGCTTGTACGGTATCTTCCCCGATGAGAACAAATGCGATGTCTTCTGGAACTGTTGGAACGGCGAACCATCCAGATACCAGTGCTCTCCCGGTCTTGCCTACGATCGTGATGCCCGTGTGTGCATGTGGGCCGATCAAGTGCCAGAATGCAAAAACGAAG AAGTCGCCAACGGTTTCAGCTGCCCCGCCGCCGGAGAACTTGCCAACGCTGGTTCCTTCTCGAGACACGCCCACCCCGAAGACTGCCGCAAGTACTACATCTGTTTGGAGGGTGTTGCCCGTGAATACGGTTGTCCCATTGGCACAGTTTTCAAAATTGGCGATTCTGATGGCAGTGGCAACTGCGAAGACCCAGAGGATGTTCCCGGATG CGAAGACTACTACGGCGATTTGGACTTGAAGAGCATCCGCAAAAGTGAACTCTTAGCTGGATTGAATAGCGAAGGTCGCACAAAGAACGCACCAAAAACCAAAGCAGCCGCTGCTTCCTCCTAA